One Microvirga lotononidis genomic window carries:
- a CDS encoding nuclear transport factor 2 family protein, with the protein MTTNTDLFPSLSALLRQALGDLLAPEAQSFLDMCADDILFEFPFTPPGGTGRLDGKAALEAYLPNVATLVTIESMTLGRVLVSTQRDAAVIEFSCKGHANRTGARYDQDYVSVIDLKDGRIARYRDYWNPLIALAALDGSRAEGEAQAEGAYHVG; encoded by the coding sequence ATGACGACCAACACCGACCTCTTCCCCAGTCTTTCCGCCCTGTTGCGGCAGGCATTGGGAGACCTTCTCGCCCCTGAGGCCCAATCCTTCCTCGACATGTGCGCCGACGATATTCTCTTCGAATTCCCTTTCACGCCGCCCGGCGGGACCGGCAGGCTCGACGGCAAGGCGGCGCTCGAAGCGTATCTTCCGAACGTCGCGACATTGGTCACGATTGAGTCCATGACCCTCGGCCGGGTTCTTGTTTCGACCCAGCGCGATGCAGCAGTGATCGAATTCAGCTGTAAGGGGCACGCCAATCGGACCGGCGCTCGCTACGACCAGGACTATGTCTCCGTCATCGACCTGAAGGACGGCCGGATCGCCCGATACCGAGACTACTGGAACCCGCTCATCGCGCTGGCGGCCTTGGATGGTTCGCGTGCGGAAGGTGAAGCCCAGGCTGAGGGTGCGTACCATGTCGGCTAA
- a CDS encoding TetR-like C-terminal domain-containing protein codes for MERKSIDEKFRRKPTGAAVMRSDLTDALYRAFFEEWAEHGYTGLSLERVAARAGAGKAAIYRRWPSKLAIASEAIERLGLTLTDVSDRGGLAEELEAYLLMMRRALRHRLVRKILPDIYAEGARSSELVPLLDKLASGRRGAGVEMIERAIARGELRKEIDRELALDLVPSALYWGMIIVRRRITREQIGRQVVALVAGLKAI; via the coding sequence ATGGAACGCAAGAGTATCGACGAAAAATTTCGGCGGAAGCCAACCGGAGCCGCTGTTATGCGTTCTGATCTGACGGATGCGCTCTATCGGGCCTTCTTCGAAGAATGGGCCGAGCATGGGTATACGGGCCTGAGTTTGGAGCGCGTTGCGGCGCGGGCCGGCGCGGGGAAAGCCGCCATCTATCGTCGTTGGCCTTCGAAACTGGCTATTGCCTCAGAGGCCATTGAAAGGCTGGGCCTTACCCTGACCGATGTTTCCGACCGGGGCGGACTGGCGGAAGAACTGGAGGCCTATCTCCTGATGATGCGGCGCGCGCTCAGACATCGGCTTGTCAGGAAAATCCTGCCCGACATCTATGCCGAAGGAGCGCGCTCGAGCGAACTTGTCCCCCTGCTGGACAAGCTTGCCAGTGGACGCCGCGGTGCCGGCGTCGAAATGATCGAGCGTGCCATCGCGCGTGGGGAGCTTCGCAAGGAGATCGACCGCGAACTGGCCTTGGATCTAGTGCCGTCGGCCCTCTACTGGGGAATGATTATTGTGCGACGACGGATCACCAGAGAGCAGATCGGAAGACAGGTGGTGGCTCTTGTCGCCGGTTTGAAGGCGATATGA
- a CDS encoding GNAT family N-acetyltransferase translates to MISIRSFSDRESAFDLAGLMQEYASTLDSARAREAIVQQIADLPQPFVPPEGALFVGYLNRLPAGMVAIKSTADPASCEMKRLSVSPQARGLGLGRELVLTAIASAGDLGYRSMKLATFPDMSAARLPVS, encoded by the coding sequence ATGATTAGTATCCGTAGCTTCTCTGATCGGGAAAGTGCTTTCGACCTCGCCGGGCTGATGCAGGAGTATGCATCAACACTGGATTCCGCGAGAGCCAGGGAAGCGATCGTGCAGCAAATCGCCGATCTTCCACAACCCTTTGTTCCGCCCGAGGGGGCACTATTCGTAGGATATCTGAATCGGCTACCTGCAGGAATGGTGGCAATAAAATCGACCGCCGATCCGGCCAGTTGTGAAATGAAGCGTCTCTCTGTCTCACCGCAAGCGCGAGGCTTGGGTCTCGGGCGCGAGCTCGTCTTGACAGCAATCGCTTCTGCCGGCGACCTCGGTTATCGCTCGATGAAACTGGCGACCTTCCCCGACATGAGCGCAGCTCGGCTGCCTGTATCTTAG
- a CDS encoding MerR family transcriptional regulator, with product MLIKEVAKMAGMSKDGIRHYEEMGLIASSPRQAGSRVYRDYDPAVLETIEHVRQAQRLGFSLTEIAPLLKAYASARPSRSETIEFLEARLVVICEKQAALRDIEDFICEKLQRYRSAEAVESAIA from the coding sequence ATGCTCATCAAAGAGGTGGCCAAAATGGCGGGCATGTCGAAAGACGGCATCCGGCACTATGAGGAGATGGGATTGATCGCCTCCAGTCCCCGCCAGGCGGGCAGTCGGGTTTACCGCGATTACGATCCCGCTGTGTTGGAGACGATCGAACATGTCCGCCAAGCCCAACGGCTCGGCTTTTCGCTCACGGAGATCGCGCCGTTGCTGAAGGCCTATGCCTCGGCGCGTCCCAGCAGGAGCGAGACTATCGAGTTCCTCGAGGCTCGGCTTGTAGTAATTTGTGAAAAGCAGGCCGCGCTGCGCGACATCGAGGATTTCATTTGCGAAAAGCTCCAACGATACCGAAGCGCAGAAGCTGTCGAATCAGCTATCGCCTGA
- a CDS encoding alpha/beta fold hydrolase: MSDPVFRSDADAVEIMREYRAVLDHWPVPKQEIELSTSQGPTFVLGCGPETAPPVVLLHGAQANSAAWRPDIALWSRCFRLYAVDMIGEAGLSARVRPPLIGDTYAIWLDDVFTGLGLARAALVGTSLGGWLALDYAMRRPSRASALVLMCPAGIGRQKSFLVAVAPYLLLGAWGKRKIVEKVFGPAPKRLPADLEAISPLMDSISRAIKPRVIKIPQLSNAALEALTMPLLAIMGGRDVLIDSYDTRLRLERHVPNAEVCFIEEGYHFLPDQAPRVFDFLVRNLQGHDAQTCRDSKSCAAADE; encoded by the coding sequence CGTGCTCGACCACTGGCCTGTGCCGAAACAGGAGATTGAACTGTCGACTTCGCAAGGCCCGACGTTCGTGCTCGGCTGCGGTCCAGAGACGGCGCCTCCCGTGGTCCTGCTCCATGGCGCCCAGGCGAACAGCGCCGCATGGCGGCCCGACATCGCACTTTGGTCGCGCTGCTTCCGGCTTTATGCGGTCGATATGATTGGCGAGGCGGGACTGAGCGCCCGGGTGAGGCCGCCGCTCATCGGTGACACCTACGCGATCTGGCTCGACGATGTCTTCACTGGGCTTGGACTTGCCCGTGCAGCGTTGGTCGGCACATCGCTCGGCGGCTGGCTGGCGCTCGACTATGCCATGCGGCGGCCGTCACGGGCTTCCGCGCTCGTGCTGATGTGCCCCGCAGGCATCGGACGGCAGAAGAGCTTTCTCGTCGCTGTCGCACCCTATTTGCTGCTCGGGGCCTGGGGAAAGCGGAAGATTGTTGAAAAGGTGTTCGGGCCAGCACCGAAGCGTCTACCGGCCGATCTTGAGGCGATCTCCCCTCTCATGGACAGTATCAGCCGAGCTATCAAACCACGCGTGATCAAGATTCCGCAGCTTAGCAATGCCGCATTGGAGGCGCTCACAATGCCGCTCCTTGCCATAATGGGCGGACGTGACGTGCTTATCGACTCCTATGACACTCGCCTTCGGCTCGAGCGGCATGTTCCTAACGCCGAAGTCTGTTTCATTGAGGAGGGTTATCACTTCCTGCCAGACCAAGCGCCGCGAGTCTTCGATTTCCTCGTCCGCAACCTACAAGGGCACGATGCCCAAACCTGTCGCGATTCCAAGTCATGCGCCGCTGCTGATGAATGA